One genomic segment of Scylla paramamosain isolate STU-SP2022 chromosome 9, ASM3559412v1, whole genome shotgun sequence includes these proteins:
- the LOC135103855 gene encoding probable glutathione S-transferase 6, which produces MSVLRCPSGLRKKKVTPGGKLPLLYIDGKPLWQSMAIGRFAAKLAGLTLDDTLDACYCDAFVETAKDLLSEMYKIMLSEKSQEEKDKELREEYVVKTLTPVLEKVNKRLETKQWLIGDKMTWADFAISRSIDEVALHFSDVVSKYPNVSAHAEKIHQLPKIKEWRAKRPNSPF; this is translated from the exons ATGAGCGTGTTGAGATGTCCGAGTGGcctgagaaagaagaagg tcacGCCCGGAGGAAAGCTGCCCCTGCTGTACATCGATGGCAAGCCCCTGTGGCAGTCCATGGCCATCGGCCGCTTCGCCGCTAAGCTCGCTGGCCTGACCTTGGACGACACCCTCGACGCCTGTTACTGTGACGCCTTCGTGGAGACCGCCAAGGACCTGTTGTCGGAAATGTACAAGATCAT GCTTTCCGAAAAaagccaggaggagaaggacaaggagctGAGGGAGGAGTACGTGGTCAAGACACTCACGCCGGTACTGGAGAAGGTCAACAAGAGGCTGGAGACCAAGCAGTGGCTCATTGgtgacaag atGACTTGGGCGGACTTCGCCATCTCGCGCTCCATTGATGAAGTGGCGCTTCACTTCTCCGATGTGGTCAGTAAGTACCCCAACGTGTCTGCACACGCCGAGAAGATACATCAGCTGCCCAAGATCAAGGAATGGAGGGCGAAGAGGCCTAACTCACCCTTCTAA